The region GTTCTCAGTGATCCTGGGCGTGGTGGGACGTGCGGTGCCGCCGGAAAAACGCAGCATGGGCATGGGCATCGCCAGCGCCGCCGGTTCATTTGGCCAGTTCGCCATGGTGCCCGGCACGCTGGGGTTGATCGGCTGGCTCGGCTGGTCCGCTGCGTTGTTGGCGCTGGGCCTGTTGGTGGCGTTGATCGTGCCGCTGGTGAGCATGCTCAAGGACAAGCCTTTGCCGGTACTCGGCCATGAGCAGACGCTGTCCGAGGCCCTGCGTGAGGCGTGCTCCCATTCCGGGTTCTGGTTGCTGGCTTTTGGTTTTTTTGTTTGCGGTTTCCAGGTGGTGTTCATTGGTGTGCATCTGCCCGCCTATCTTGTGGACCAGCATTTGCCCGCCACCGTCGGCACCACGGTGCTGGCACTGATCGGGCTGTTCAATATTTTTGGTACTTACACCGCGGGTTGGCTCGGTGGGCGAATGTCCAAACCGAGACTGCTTACGGGTCTGTACCTATTACGAGCGGTGGTGATCGGGTTGTTCCTGTGGGCACCGGTCACCACCACCAGCGCGTATCTGTTCGGCATGGCCATGGGCTTCCTCTGGTTGTCCACCGTGCCTTTGACCAACGGCACGGTGGCAACCTTGTTCGGTGTGCGCAACCTGTCCATGCTCGGTGGGATCGTTTTCCTGTTCCACCAGCTCGGTTCCTTCCTCGGCGGCTGGTTGGGCGGCGTGGTGTATGACCGCACAGGGAGCTATGACTTGATCTGGCAGGTGGCAATACTTTTGAGTCTGATGGCAGCCGCCCTTAATTGGCCGGTGCGTGAGCGACCGGTGGCGCGATTACAAACTCAGTTGAGTGCCCTGTGAGCAATCTTTGGCCGCAAATCGCTGTCATTGCGTCCTGTGTCTTGTTGTTGGCGCTGGCGTGGTGGGGCTGGCATCGGGGCGGGCTGGCGTTG is a window of Pseudomonas sp. DC1.2 DNA encoding:
- a CDS encoding MFS transporter yields the protein MASMWRTCGWVLLGSALILALSLGVRHGFGLFLSPMSAQFGWGREVFAFAIALQNLIWGLAQPFTGALADRFGAAKVVVIGGVLYAAGLVCMGLSDSAVTLSLSAGLLIGIGLSGTSFSVILGVVGRAVPPEKRSMGMGIASAAGSFGQFAMVPGTLGLIGWLGWSAALLALGLLVALIVPLVSMLKDKPLPVLGHEQTLSEALREACSHSGFWLLAFGFFVCGFQVVFIGVHLPAYLVDQHLPATVGTTVLALIGLFNIFGTYTAGWLGGRMSKPRLLTGLYLLRAVVIGLFLWAPVTTTSAYLFGMAMGFLWLSTVPLTNGTVATLFGVRNLSMLGGIVFLFHQLGSFLGGWLGGVVYDRTGSYDLIWQVAILLSLMAAALNWPVRERPVARLQTQLSAL